CCTATTGCCGCGTTATTAGGGCATGTTAATAGTATGGGTATTATTAAAACCTTTCACGATATACTATTTTGGCAAAGTGTAAAAAATACTATAGAGGCTGCATTTGCAGCCTCTGTATTAGGTCTCATAACGGCTTTGGGATTTGGCTATTACCATCTTTTTGACAGAAATTCATATTTATACAAAATTGCTAATTTTATGAATGACTTACCGGTTGCTTTACCGCATACCGTAGCCGGACTTGCCCTGCTTTTAGCCTTTGGACGTAATGCCTTTGGCTTTGTTGGCAATACGGGATTGGCGTTTATGATGATTTCTGTTGTATTAGCCATGTTTTTTGTTTCATATCCTCTGGCAGCAAGGGCTATATCTGCTGGTGTAGATCAAATAGAACCTGAGATAATTGATGTAGCCCGTACGCTGGGAGATACTCCCAATAAAGCATACCTGCGGGTTGTGGTTCCTTCTTTGGGAGAGGCTATATTCTCAGGTCTTGCATTAACCTTTGCCCGCTCAGTAAGCGAATTTGCTGCCGTAATAATGTTTGGGGGAAACATCCCGGGTGTTACTCAAGTTTTAGCATCTTATGTCTTTACTAAGGTTGAAGAAGGCGAAATTAATATGGCAGTAACAGCAAGTGCATTTTGTATTTTATTATCTTTGACAATCGTTGGGCTATTAAGTTTAATAAATGCGAGGAGAAACAAAAATGCTTAAGATTAATAATATAAGTAAATCTTTTGAAAATCGTAAGGTTTTGAAAGATGTAACAATAGAGGTGAAATCTGAGACAAAGGTTATTATAGGATTAAATGGAAGCGGAAAATCTACATTGCTTAAAATTGTTGCTGGTATAATAAGAGCTGATGAAGGTAGGGTAATTATAGGAGAAAGAGATGTAACATTACTTCCGCCGGAGGATCGAAAAATCGGTTATGTTCCACAACATACAGCCCTTTTTAATCACTTAACGATAAAGGAAAATATTACTTATTCTTTTAAAAATAGACGGGGTTCTAAGGAAACAATGGAAAAAACGATTGATATGCTGGGCTTAAAAGAATATCTTAATTGCAAACCTTACGAATTAAGCGGCGGATATAAGAGCAGGGTATCAATGGCAAGGGCTTTAGTATCCGCTCCTCAAGTCATGCTTTTAGATGAACCTCTGAGTGACATTGATGCCGCAACGAAGGAAAAACTTTTGCCGGAATTTCATTTTGTATTTAAAAATATTGACATACCTGTGTTATATGTTACACATGATGTACATGAAGCAGAAGCGATAGGAGATACATTTGCTGTCATGATTGATGGAAAACTCATTGACATTGATTCAGCTTCAAGAGCCTTTGATTTTATTAAAAATAAGTTATAGCATTATGATATTATAAAAGTTTTGCATATATTTCTTTGTTCTTTAATAATCCTTCTTTGTAGAAAGGATTATATTTTTTCTTGCTTTTATCATTTCTATGTATTAAAATATCACTAACATTGTTGTAAGGGGGTATAATATGCGGATATGCTATCTTGGTCCACAGGGTACATTTTCTGAAAAGGCTTTATTAATATATACTAAAGATATTAAAAAATGTGATATAGAAGAGGTATCTTCAATACCCGATATAATTTCTCGTTTAAGCAGCAATGCTTGTGATGAGGCAATTGTACCGATAGAGAATTCAATTGAAGGTTCTGTTAATGTGACATTGGATATGCTGATAAATGATGCGGAAGATTTGATGATTAAAGGTGAAATAATTATACCAATATCCCATTGCCTGATTGCTTGTGATTTTATCGATTTAAGTAATATCCGGTATATTATATCCCATCCTCAAGCATTGGCACAGTGCCGACAATTCATAAAAGAAAATATACCTCAGGCACGGCTTATCACAGCTGAAAGTACTGCTAAAGCTGTTCTTGAAGCAAAATATAAAGGTACTGCTGCGGCAATCGGAAATGAAAGGTCGGCTGAAATTTATGGAATGAAGATACTAACAAGAGATATACAGGATGTTAAAGAAAATTATACAAGATTTATAGTCCTTTCACATAAGGATAGTGAAATCACGGGGAATGACAAAACATCCCTTGTATTTTCGGTTAGCAACACACCGGGAAGCCTATACAAGGTACTTGGTGTATTTGCGGATGAAAATATAAACATGACAAAAATAGAGTCAAGACCCTCAAGAAGAAAATTTGGTGAATATGTATTCTGGGTTGACATAGAAGGTCACAGATGCGATAATCATATTGTTACAGTATTAAACAAGTTAAATGGTAAAACGGATTTTCTTAAAATTTTAGGTTCTTACCCTAAATTTAAGTAAAACGGTAGAATGGAGGAATTTGAAATGGTAATTGTAATGAAAGCAGATGCTACAGATAAGCAAATTTCTGAAATGTTGGATTTTTTAACATCACTCGAACTTAAAGTTCATATTTCCCGTGGTGAAGAACGTACTGTTATAGGTATAATTGGTGATAAAAAAAAGCTGAAGGATAAACCCCTTGAATTGATGGAGGGTGTTGAAAAAGTCGTTCCGATAGTAGAAAGTTATAAAATGGTCAGCAGGACCTTCAAACCGGAGTCTACCATTATAAATGTGGATGGCGTAGAAATAGGCGGTAAAGATATTATCATTATGGCAGGTCCATGTGCGGTTGAAAGCAGGGAGCAGCTTTTTGAAAGTGCTGAAGCAGTTAAAAAAGCCGGTGCAAGGTTTTTACGCGGCGGTGCATTTAAGCCGAGGACATCTCCATATTCTTTTCAGGGGCTTGAAGAAGAAGGTTTGAAGATGCTCCGTGAAGCAAGGGAACTTACAGGGTTGAAAATAGTTACGGAGGTAATGGATATACATTCAATTGATTTAGTTTCTGAATATGCAGATGTGCTACAGATTGGCGCAAGAAATATGCAGAATTTTTCCTTACTGAAAGAAATCGGGAAAATACAAAAGCCGGTACTACTAAAAAGGGGGATTGCTGCGACAATAGATGAATGGCTGAATGCGGCAGAATATATTTTGAGCGAGGGCAATAAAAATGTTATTTTTTGTGAAAGAGGAATCAGGACATTTGAAACATATACAAGAAATACGCTTGATTTAAGTGCTGTTCCTATTATAAAAAAATTAAGCCACCTCCCTATTATAGTTGATCCAAGTCATGGGACAGGGAAATCCGAGCTTGTAGCTCCAATGTCAAAAGCAGCCATAGCGGCTGGTGCTGATGGTCTTATGATAGAGGTACATCCTGATCCTAAAAATGCACTTTCTGATGGCGTACAATCTCTAACACCAGAGGCGTTTAAAATGCTTACAGATGAAATTAAAGCTATTTCACGCATCATAGGACGTGATTTTGATTGATAAAACACGTTTTAATAGTAGGTCTTGGCTTCATGGGAGGTTCCCTTGCAAAGTCAATCAAGAAATATACAGGGATAAAGATAACTGCTCTTGATATAAATGAAGAATATTTAAATAAGGCATTGGAAGAAGGTATTATTTCAAAGGGAATTAAGCAAGTAGATTGTAATATTGATGCAGATGTGGTGTTTATATGTACACCTGTAGGAAAGATAATAGATTGTATTTATGAGATTATACCATATCTAAAAAAAGGCTGCATTATTACAGATATTGGCAGTACAAAAAAATTGATTATGGAGAAAATTGAAAAGATATTGCCAGATGATATGTATTTTATTGGGGGACATCCGATGGCAGGTACGGAGAAATCCGGCTTTACAGCAAGTGTTTCGAACCTTTTTAAAGATACAAGCTATTTTATAATGCCCATCAAGAATGTCCCAAATGATATAGTAAAATTATTTATAGATGAAATAATAATAAAAATAGGGGCAAAACCTGTGATTATAGATTATAATTTACATGATAGATTTACTGCTATAATAAGCCATGTACCACATATAGTATCTGCGGCACTTTCTAATTTTGCCTGTAGCGAAGGTCCTGATGCGATACAGTATGCTGCAGGCGGTTTTAAAGATACAACAAGAATTGCCATGTCGCAGACAGAGATGTGGAAGGATATAGTGATAAGTAATAAAGAAACAATAAAAGAATTACTTCTAAAATACAGTGAAATCCTTGCCGAATTTATATCATACCTTGATAAAGAGGATATAAAATCAATAGAAAAATTTTTTGATGATGCAAGAATGTATCGCAGCAGCATAGAGTAAAGGATATTTAAAGGTAGATTTATGGAGGTAAATATGGAGATTCAAATAAATGCTAAAAAATCCCTTATGGGTTTAATTAAGGTGCCTGGTGACAAATCTATATCACATAGAGCGATAATGATTGGCTCAATTGCTGAAGGCATAACGGAAATAGAAGGCTTCTTGAGGGGGCAGGATTGCCTTTCAACAATTGAATGTATGCGGAAACTTGGTGTGGATATTGATTTAAATGAAAAGCTGGTTAAAATTAAAGGAAAGGGTTTATATTTAAAAGAAAGCAATTCTATTCTCGATGTTGGTAATTCCGGTACAACCCTAAGACTTATAATGGGCATATTAGCTGGACAAAATTTTGAAACCACATTGACCGGTGATGAATCCATAAAAAAAAGACCTATGGGAAGGATAATAAAGCCTTTAAGCATGATGGGAGCAGATATCAAGAGTCGAGAAAACAACTTTGCCCCTATAAGAATAAGGGGAGGAAAATTAAAAGGAATAAATTATAAAATGCCCATAGCAAGTGCACAGGTTAAGTCATGCATTATGCTTGCAAGTCTTTATGCTGATAAAAAAACCTTAATAGAAGAGCCCTATCCATCTCGGAATCACAGTGAATTAATGCTTAATTGTTTTGGAGCCGATATCAAGGTGGACAAAAATATCATCAGCTGTTACCCCGTTTCAAAACTTTACGGACAAAAGATATCAGTTCCCGGAGATATATCCTCTGCTGCATATTTTATAGTCGCTTCAAGCATTGTGCCGGGGTCTGATGTAACAATTACGGGTGTAAATATCAATCCGACAAGAACAGGCATAATAGATGTAATTCAAAAAATGGGCGGGAATATTAAAATATCAAATCGAAAAATTATAAATAATGAGCCTGTTGCAGATATTACTGTGAAAACCTCATCATTAAAGGGAATTGAAATTTCCGGTGAAATAATACCGCGCCTGATAGATGAAATTCCTATTATTGCGGTTGCGGCAGTATTTGCTGATGGCACAACCGTAATAAAAAATGCTGAAGAACTGAAGGTAAAAGAGAGCAATCGTATAAAGACAATGACTCGGGAACTGAAAAAGATGGGTGCTGATATTATAGAAACAGAAGATGGTATGATTATTAACGGTACCCATTGTTTAAGCGGTGCTGAAGTTGAAAGCTATAATGACCATAGGGTTGCCATGTCTTTATCTATTGCCGGAATTATGGCTGAAGGTAAAACAATAATTAAAAATGCAGAATGTGTGGATATTTCTTATCCCGGATTTTATGATACACTTAATAAGCTATAAATATAGGTGGGTTATTAATGAAGAAAAAAGTATTGATTATCGAAGATGAAAAGCAGATAGCCCGTTTTTTACAATTGGAGTTTGAGCATGAAGGTTATATTGTAGCTATTGAATACAATGGACATTCAGGACTAAAAAATGCCTTGGAAAATAATTATGATTTAATAATACTTGATATAATGCTTCCCGGATTAAACGGCATAGAGGTTTTGAAAAAGATAAGAGAAACATCGGACATGCCTGTTATTATGCTAACCGCAAAAGATGAAGTGAAAGATAAGGTTACAGGTCTTGATACAGGTGCCGATGATTATTTGACAAAGCCTTTTTCAATTGAGGAATTATTTGCAAGGGTAAGGGCAGCCCTCAGAAAAAAAGGAAAAATAAATCCGGATATTTTACAATACAATGATATTGTTATGGATTTATTAAAATATGAGGTAATAAGAGATGGAAAGGTTATTGAACTTACTAAAAAAGAATTTGACTTATTGAAATACCTTATTCTAAATAAGAATATTGTTCTTTCAAGAGAACAGATACTTGAAAATGTTTGGGGATATAACTATTTTGGTGAAACAAATGTTGTAGATGTATACATCAGATATTTAAGAAGCAAAATAGATGA
This is a stretch of genomic DNA from Aceticella autotrophica. It encodes these proteins:
- a CDS encoding ATP-binding cassette domain-containing protein; its protein translation is MLKINNISKSFENRKVLKDVTIEVKSETKVIIGLNGSGKSTLLKIVAGIIRADEGRVIIGERDVTLLPPEDRKIGYVPQHTALFNHLTIKENITYSFKNRRGSKETMEKTIDMLGLKEYLNCKPYELSGGYKSRVSMARALVSAPQVMLLDEPLSDIDAATKEKLLPEFHFVFKNIDIPVLYVTHDVHEAEAIGDTFAVMIDGKLIDIDSASRAFDFIKNKL
- the aroA gene encoding 3-phosphoshikimate 1-carboxyvinyltransferase, producing the protein MEIQINAKKSLMGLIKVPGDKSISHRAIMIGSIAEGITEIEGFLRGQDCLSTIECMRKLGVDIDLNEKLVKIKGKGLYLKESNSILDVGNSGTTLRLIMGILAGQNFETTLTGDESIKKRPMGRIIKPLSMMGADIKSRENNFAPIRIRGGKLKGINYKMPIASAQVKSCIMLASLYADKKTLIEEPYPSRNHSELMLNCFGADIKVDKNIISCYPVSKLYGQKISVPGDISSAAYFIVASSIVPGSDVTITGVNINPTRTGIIDVIQKMGGNIKISNRKIINNEPVADITVKTSSLKGIEISGEIIPRLIDEIPIIAVAAVFADGTTVIKNAEELKVKESNRIKTMTRELKKMGADIIETEDGMIINGTHCLSGAEVESYNDHRVAMSLSIAGIMAEGKTIIKNAECVDISYPGFYDTLNKL
- a CDS encoding ABC transporter permease yields the protein MRNNIISVLFIPLFFLLVIYPIAALLGHVNSMGIIKTFHDILFWQSVKNTIEAAFAASVLGLITALGFGYYHLFDRNSYLYKIANFMNDLPVALPHTVAGLALLLAFGRNAFGFVGNTGLAFMMISVVLAMFFVSYPLAARAISAGVDQIEPEIIDVARTLGDTPNKAYLRVVVPSLGEAIFSGLALTFARSVSEFAAVIMFGGNIPGVTQVLASYVFTKVEEGEINMAVTASAFCILLSLTIVGLLSLINARRNKNA
- the aroF gene encoding 3-deoxy-7-phosphoheptulonate synthase; its protein translation is MVIVMKADATDKQISEMLDFLTSLELKVHISRGEERTVIGIIGDKKKLKDKPLELMEGVEKVVPIVESYKMVSRTFKPESTIINVDGVEIGGKDIIIMAGPCAVESREQLFESAEAVKKAGARFLRGGAFKPRTSPYSFQGLEEEGLKMLREARELTGLKIVTEVMDIHSIDLVSEYADVLQIGARNMQNFSLLKEIGKIQKPVLLKRGIAATIDEWLNAAEYILSEGNKNVIFCERGIRTFETYTRNTLDLSAVPIIKKLSHLPIIVDPSHGTGKSELVAPMSKAAIAAGADGLMIEVHPDPKNALSDGVQSLTPEAFKMLTDEIKAISRIIGRDFD
- a CDS encoding prephenate dehydrogenase, whose product is MIKHVLIVGLGFMGGSLAKSIKKYTGIKITALDINEEYLNKALEEGIISKGIKQVDCNIDADVVFICTPVGKIIDCIYEIIPYLKKGCIITDIGSTKKLIMEKIEKILPDDMYFIGGHPMAGTEKSGFTASVSNLFKDTSYFIMPIKNVPNDIVKLFIDEIIIKIGAKPVIIDYNLHDRFTAIISHVPHIVSAALSNFACSEGPDAIQYAAGGFKDTTRIAMSQTEMWKDIVISNKETIKELLLKYSEILAEFISYLDKEDIKSIEKFFDDARMYRSSIE
- a CDS encoding response regulator transcription factor; translated protein: MKKKVLIIEDEKQIARFLQLEFEHEGYIVAIEYNGHSGLKNALENNYDLIILDIMLPGLNGIEVLKKIRETSDMPVIMLTAKDEVKDKVTGLDTGADDYLTKPFSIEELFARVRAALRKKGKINPDILQYNDIVMDLLKYEVIRDGKVIELTKKEFDLLKYLILNKNIVLSREQILENVWGYNYFGETNVVDVYIRYLRSKIDDPFDKKLIQTVRGVGYTLRDENNET
- the pheA gene encoding prephenate dehydratase, encoding MRICYLGPQGTFSEKALLIYTKDIKKCDIEEVSSIPDIISRLSSNACDEAIVPIENSIEGSVNVTLDMLINDAEDLMIKGEIIIPISHCLIACDFIDLSNIRYIISHPQALAQCRQFIKENIPQARLITAESTAKAVLEAKYKGTAAAIGNERSAEIYGMKILTRDIQDVKENYTRFIVLSHKDSEITGNDKTSLVFSVSNTPGSLYKVLGVFADENINMTKIESRPSRRKFGEYVFWVDIEGHRCDNHIVTVLNKLNGKTDFLKILGSYPKFK